From the genome of Pyxidicoccus xibeiensis:
CGTCAGCGAGTCGAAGCCGAGCGCGCTCAGCGTCACCCCTCGCCCGGAGTCCTTCACGCCGCTCCAAGGCAGCGCCGGGTCCAGCGAGTCGCAGCGGTTCATGTAGACGGTGCCGGCCTCCAACTGGCGGGCGAGCCGGTCGGCGCGCTCGCGGTCGGACGTCCACACGCTCGCGGTGAGGCCCAGGCGCGAGGCGTTCATCCGGGCCAGCGCCTCCTCATCCGACGCGACGGGCGCAATCGGCAGCAGCGGCCCGAAGGACTCCTCGGCCATCACCCGCGCGTCCGCGCTCACGTCGCGCAGGAGCGTGGGCTCGAAGAAGCGTCCCTTCCCGTTCACCTGGACCGCCTTGCCGCCGTGGACGAGCTTCGCCCCCCGGCTGGTGGCGTCCTGGACGAAGGCCTGCAGCTCCGCCGGGTGCCACGGCTGGGCGATGGGGCCGAGATTCGTCTTGTCGGACTCCGGGTCGCCCATCATGTACGCGCGCACCAGCGGCTCCACGGCGTCCACGAAGCGCTCGTAGAGGGACTTGTGTACGTACACGCGCTCCACGGCGCAGCAGCTCTGCCCGGCGTTGTACATGGCGCCGTCGACGATGTTCTCCACCGTCTTGTCGAAGTCGCAGTCTGGCGCGACGTAGGCCGGGTCATTGCCTCCCAGCTCCAGGCCGATGTGCAGGAAGCGCTCCTTCGCGGCCGCCTGCATCTTGTGCCCGCCCAGCACCGAGCCGGTGAAGAGCACGTGGTCGATGCGCGCGTCCCCGACGAGCTTCTCCGTGCCCGGGTAGTCCAGGAAGATGGCCTGCACGGTGCCCTCGGGCGCGCCGGCCTCCGCGAAGGCGCGGGCGAAGTGCTCGCCGCACAGCGGGGTGCGCGGGGAGTGCTTGAGGACGACGGCGTTTCCCGCCAGCACGGCGGGGGCCACGGCATTCACCGCGGTGAGCAGCGGGTAGTTCCACGCGGGCAGGTCCAGCACCACGCCCAGCGGCTCCTTCGCGATGCGGCGCTCGAAGTTGTCCTTGGGCGGCAGGACGATGTCCGCGAGCGACTCGGCGGCGATGGAGGCCATGTGGCGCAGCCGGCCGGCCATGCCGCCCACCTCGCCCCGGGCCTGGGACAGCGGCTTGCCCATCTGCCGGGTGATGTCGCGGGCAATGGCGTCGGTGTTCTTCTCCATCACCTCGCAGGCGCGGAGCACCAGCTTCACGCGCGCCTCCACGCTCATGGCGCGCAGGGCCTTCGCGGCGCTCCGGGCGCGCTCCAGCACGGCGTCGAGCTGGGCGGGAGAGGTGGGCTCGACGGACGCTGCGACGTCGCCAGTGAACGGGTTGTCGACGATGTGTGTGCTCATGAGGGGCAGGAAAGCCGACGGACGCGGGCGCCGTCACGGACTGGAGTGGGGGAGCGGCTGAAGAGCGTGGTTTACGACAGAGCAGAACAGCCAATTGTTACCGGCCAACCGCCCACGGGGCCGTGCATGATGCGGACTCCGCCGGGCCGCCTGGAGAGCAGCCTGGCTTTCACGAAGGGAGCGGACGATGAGCACCGGAGGACTGTCCAGGGCGCGGCTCGTCCGCATGCACGACGTGATGGCCCGGCACGTGGAGCGTGGTGAGGTTCCCGGGCTCGTCATGCTCGTGGGCCGGCGGGGCGAGGCGCATGTCGACGTGATTGGCGAGAAGGCCTTCGGTGGCGAGCCGATGCGGCGGGACACGCTCTTTCGCATCACCTCGATGACCAAGCCCATCACCGCCGTGGCGACGATGATTCTCGTCGAGGAGTGCAGGCTGTGGCTGGACGCGCCGGTGGAGCGGTGGCTGCCCGAGCTGGCCGACCGCCGGGTGCTGAAGCGGATCGATGGGTCGCTCGAGGACACCGTGCCGGCGCAGCGGCCCATCACCGTGAGGGACTTGCTGACGTTCCGCCTGGGCTTCGGCGCGGTGATGGCGCCGCCGGACCGGTACCCCATCCAGCGGGCCGTGCGAGAGCTCCAGCTCTCCCTGGGGCCGCCGAAGCCGGCGTCACCGCACTCACCGGACGAGTGGCTCCGCCGGTTCGCGACGCTGCCGCTGATGTACCAGCCGGGGGAGCGGTGGCTGTACAACACCGGCTCGCACCTGCTGGGCGTGCTGATTGAGCGCGTGTCCGGCCAGCCGCTGGAGACGTTCCTCCGCGAGCGCATCTTCGAGCCGCTCGGCATGAAGGACACCGGCTTCAGCGTGCCGCCGGAGAAGCAGGAGCGGCTGGCGACCTGCTACGCGGACGGCGGGGAGTCGGGGGCGCTCGTCATCAGTGATGGTGTCGGCGACAGCCAGTGGAGCCAGCCGCCCGCCTTCCCGGATGGCGCCGCGGGCCTGGTGTCCACGGTGGACGACTACCTGGCCTTCGGCCAGATGATGCTGAACCAGGGACAGCACGGGCGCGAGCGCATCCTGTCGAGGCCCTCGGTCGAGCTGATGACGACCGACCACCTCACGCTCGAGCAGAAGGCCGTCTCCGGCTTCTTCCCCGGCTTCTTCGACAACACCGGCTGGGGCTTCGGCGTCTCCGTCGTCACCCGGCGGGATGATGTCTCGCTGGTGCCTGGACGGTTCGGTTGGGATGGCGGCT
Proteins encoded in this window:
- a CDS encoding aldehyde dehydrogenase family protein, translating into MSTHIVDNPFTGDVAASVEPTSPAQLDAVLERARSAAKALRAMSVEARVKLVLRACEVMEKNTDAIARDITRQMGKPLSQARGEVGGMAGRLRHMASIAAESLADIVLPPKDNFERRIAKEPLGVVLDLPAWNYPLLTAVNAVAPAVLAGNAVVLKHSPRTPLCGEHFARAFAEAGAPEGTVQAIFLDYPGTEKLVGDARIDHVLFTGSVLGGHKMQAAAKERFLHIGLELGGNDPAYVAPDCDFDKTVENIVDGAMYNAGQSCCAVERVYVHKSLYERFVDAVEPLVRAYMMGDPESDKTNLGPIAQPWHPAELQAFVQDATSRGAKLVHGGKAVQVNGKGRFFEPTLLRDVSADARVMAEESFGPLLPIAPVASDEEALARMNASRLGLTASVWTSDRERADRLARQLEAGTVYMNRCDSLDPALPWSGVKDSGRGVTLSALGFDSLTRPKALHYRLRF
- a CDS encoding serine hydrolase domain-containing protein; this encodes MSTGGLSRARLVRMHDVMARHVERGEVPGLVMLVGRRGEAHVDVIGEKAFGGEPMRRDTLFRITSMTKPITAVATMILVEECRLWLDAPVERWLPELADRRVLKRIDGSLEDTVPAQRPITVRDLLTFRLGFGAVMAPPDRYPIQRAVRELQLSLGPPKPASPHSPDEWLRRFATLPLMYQPGERWLYNTGSHLLGVLIERVSGQPLETFLRERIFEPLGMKDTGFSVPPEKQERLATCYADGGESGALVISDGVGDSQWSQPPAFPDGAAGLVSTVDDYLAFGQMMLNQGQHGRERILSRPSVELMTTDHLTLEQKAVSGFFPGFFDNTGWGFGVSVVTRRDDVSLVPGRFGWDGGYGTSWASDPQEDLVGILLTQRVMDSPEPPGPFRDFWTLAYQAIDD